The genome window GACGAACAACACGTTTAACCGGATGCAGTTTTACGAATTCGTCAGCGACCGGTTTGTTGCCGTTCACATTCAGCACAAGTTTGAAGGACTTCTGTTCAATCGGATTCCCGGCATTCGTAAGCTCAACTGGCGGTTAGTGGCCAATGTCGATGCACTGTGGGGCAGCCAGTCGAAGGCGAACCAGGACGTTGAGTCGTTCAAGCCCCTGCCGGGTGGTATGAGGCCAATTCACTTTGGCGCGCTCGATGGTTCCAAACCTTATATGGAAGTGGGGTATGGTATTGATAACATTTTTAAGATCATTCGTATTCAGGCGATACACCGGCTTACCTACCTGAATGTCGGACCGAATAACATCCCGGTCAATCCATTTGCCTTAAAAGCGTCTGCCTCGTTTAATTTCTAGAAAAAGCGTTGCAAAACACTCATCGGCGACTAGTCACGGAAAATAGATTTCGCTCTGTGACTGGTCGCCGATGGGCTATATGGTAGTTACTGAACGGGCTCATCCATTACGCGGCCCAGCCGAAAAAATACCGGGAATCGTATCTCCCGCTCGCCTTCGCCCCAATGGGCTTTTAGCTGTTCACCGAAGTCAGTAACGGGATCTTCTTCATTCTCGTGGATATATTGTCGCACGGCTGACCAGGTTCGTAAGTAGTTCAGAAAGCGATCCAGCGTCCAGTTTCGGTGGATGGTAAATTGATTGTGCTGTACATCCGCAAACGGGAACGGCAGATTGGCGTACGATGTATCGATGTGAACACGTTGCGGGTCCCAATAGGGGCCAACGCGGTTGCGGTAGAAGTCGAGCAGGACAGCGTCGAGGTCGGAGCCGAGTTTAACCAGGCCATAGCCCCATTCGGCCAGTATAGCACCCGGTTTAGCGACTCGTCTGACCTCCTGATGGAATGCGTCAATAGTAAACCAGTGCAACGCCTGTGCCACGGTAATCAGGTCAAATGTCTGGTTGGCAAACGGCGTTTGTTCGGCTTGGCTAAGCTGGTAACGGATATTCGGTTTTTTTGCCGCCAGGATCAGTTGTGTCTCACTAATGTCGGTGGCATCGACCTGATCAAATGAATTGGCCAACACATCCGCAACCTGACCATTTCCCGTAGCACAATCCCAGGCGGCACGACGCTCGGTTACAAACGAGAGAAGGTAATTATAAAGGTCTGGCGGGTAATCGATGCGATACTGTGCATACAGATTAGCATGTCCCGAAAAACGGTCGAGAGGTATCATATTATATTTATTTTAATAAATTTTAAACGTTTTCTTAGAATAATTGTCAAACAGTTGGTTTATCATGAAAAACCCAGACAAAATTGGGTTATAACCCGGAACCGTCTATTTTTGCGGGGTTGGTCTACCGCCGGTTATCAATTTGTTCCGTTCATTTATCGTTACCCGATTCTCATGAAAAAATCGTTTGGATTTCTCTTTGCTGCGGCTGCTCTTGCCCTGGCTTCATTCGATGTCAATGCGCAGGCTCCGACTGGTGATATTCCGCCGGATATGAATGCCCTGATGAGCAAATATACTTGTATTGCCTGCCATCGGCCTAATCAACGCTTGGTTGGTCCTGCCTACGCAGATGTGGCTAAGAAAAAGTATTCTGACGAGGAGATCGTCAATTTGATTTACAACCCGATTCCGAGTCACTGGCCGGGTTATCCCCCAATGGCACCTATGAAACAGGTTCCTAAAGAGGATGCAATGAAACTGGCAACCTGGATCAACTCGCTTGACAAAAGCCCTGCCAAAAAAGCTGGTTCTAGCAAAGCAAAAGGCAAAGGCAAAAAAGCTGCCTAACGAATACGTTTGTCGATTAACAGAAATGCCCCTCCTGTGCAGGAGGGGCATTTTCGTGTTTGTATTGATCCGCTCTAAAGCAACCATCTGTACCGAAGTAGCGCTTACTCGGCGCTGACCGGTATGCTTCGTTGCCGAACGGCTTCGTAGAGGACTACCCCCGTTGCCACCGATACGTTCAGTGAGCCGACTGCGCCGAGAAGCGGAATTTTAACGTGGTTGTCAGCCATACGCAACAGTTCGGGTGAAATACCATCTTCCTCCGATCCCATGATCACGGCAATGGGACCCGTAAGATCGGTACTGCGTTCGTAAAGGTCGCGGCTTGATTTTTCCGTACAGGCCACAACTGTAATCCCTGATTCCTGTAAATATTTTATCGTTTCAGCCAGTTCCGGCTCGCGGCAAACCGAAATATGGTTGAGCGCACCCGACGACGTTTTCATCGCATCGGAGTTGATGGCCGCAGCCCCACGTCCGGGAATAACGATGCACTGGACACCCGTACATTCGGCTGTCCGGGCAATGGCTCCAAAATTCCGAACGTCGGTTATGCGGTCGAGAAGCAGGAAAAACGGCGTTTCGCCCCGCTCATACACATCGGCGATAACGTTGGAAAGCTTGACGTACTGGACCTGCGCAATGAGACAGACAACACCCTGGTGATTTTTTCGGGTCAGCCGATCGAGCCGTTCGACCGGTACACGCTGAATGGTGACGCGGTTTTGAAAGGCCAGATTTTGAATATCGGGGTTGCTCAACCCCTTTTCCATGTATAGTTTGTCAATCTGCTGATCGGACTTGAGCGTCTCGATAACAGACTGAATACCGAACACCATTTCGTCGGGTTCAGGGCGAAACTGGGGTCTTGAATTGGTATTTCTATTCGTATTCGGGCGATTTACTCGCGGATTGCGCCGGTTCTCCATGCTTCGACAATCGGGTACCAAATCGGCTGATACTCAATGTAGCGCACCAGTTCGTAATGATCCTCGACAAATTGATTCGGTTTCTTGGTAAAGGTAAAATTAACTTCCGAGACATTGGCCCGGCGATTATAAACCCACACTTCGCGCTCGCGGTTCCGTTGCACACGATCAGGAGCACCCAGGACGATATAAATCATCCCTTTATCGGTCTTCCAGCCTTCTTTGTAGCTCGTAAATAACCGATTGGCCTCTTCAACCCGATCAAAATACGCTTTGAGCGTTTTCCGGGCAACCTCTTCATTGCCCGACATCAGACTCAGCCAGTAGCGATCGAATGCTTTTTTAACATCCTGCGCCTGGTTCAATTCGCCAATCTCACTGCTGGTACTCATGTACAGCACCGGTTTGATCAGCTTTTCGGGGCGGGTCATCTTGGGGAAACGCTTATCAGCGACGACCAAGCCAATGCCCGACTCCGCCGTCGTGTCTTCCACGAAATAGTACAGACCTTCGCGTGGAATGATGAATGGCTGATTTGTCGTAATGGTCAGTGTTGAATCAACGTTCAGTGATCGCGCGGCTGGTTTGGGCGACGTGTTCATAGGCGATGACGCTGCCTCGAAGTCGTGCCGGTAGCGAAAACCGAACAGCGGTTTGCTGGTGCCGTTTACGTCGCGAATAATAACCGTATCGCCTGCGTTCACATAGTTGCGTAGTTGCGGCTGCTTCCCGTTTTTATCGAATAGAGAGTACTGGTCACTGAGTTTAGGAGATTTGAAACGAAGTGTAAGATCATTCCGCGCTTTAGCCCCGTTGTTGGTTTCCGTAATTTCCGTCAGCAAAACAGCGGTTGTAATGTCTTTTTTATCGGATGCGACAGGGCGTTTTACGTCAAACGTTAAGGTCAGGTAGTCATTCTCGTAGCCAACGTTCTGCGTTGTCAATTGAATATTTCCGTAACCCAGCCGTTCCCGATTGTTATAATCGGGATACATGACGTAAGCGATCTGAAAATGTTCAATAAAATCCGTTGGGTTGACGATGGGTTCGCCCTTGGGCGTTTTAGCCGTCAGGTTCATAAATACCCGAACGGAGCTGGTATCGATAGCCAGAAACTTGCCTTTGATGGAGGTGACAACCCAGTCACCAACCTGCTTTGGTCCCGCTGTTGGCGTTGAGCTGGGGGTAACGGCGGGCCTGTCATTTAGTTTTATGGGTGCGGCTGTAGCCGGTGGTGCTGCCGGTCGATCGCTCTGGGTCGAGTTGCGACGGGCTTCCGTACGAGCCTCGTAGGCAGCCGTGGCACGATCCTGCTGCGTTTTTTTGCTGGTTGAGCAGGCCAATACGAATAGACTAAGCAGTAAAGCTGACAGAATACGCATAAACAATACGAATCTCGCGTGTTTCGAATAAGAAAATGGTTGACTATAGCCTTTAGCTTGCTACCATACAACGATCTGGTAGACGCGCTGTACGACAAAAGTTAAAATGCCTGCATTTATAACGAAAAAATAGCTGCGTTCACGTTAAGGGAGCGGTTCATTTTTCTTTACTTAACCACAAAAGACTAATTTTGTCGATTGAATTGCAAACGAAGACGCTGGATAGAAGACGCTAGAGGGTGGATTCGCCGTTGATTCGCTGAAATAGGCAGACAACCAACGGTCCAGTCTCCGAAATCCACAGTCCACTGTCACAGGAACGATATGTACAAAACCACCGAAATTACTTCTGCCGAAATTGCCTCGGACAATCCTGTTCACCAACGGTTGCTATTTCCCTACGTTGAAGCGGCAACGATCGTCAGCGGTAATGTGCTCGAAATCGGGTGTGGTTGGGGCCGTGGCCTCGAACTACTCACCAAAGCTGCCGGTCATTACACGGGTATTGATAAGAATACTGAGTTGATTGCCGCCCTTAGTGCCGAATATCCACAGTCTACTTTTATTGCGGCCAGTATTCCGCCCCTTACGAGTGCCAATGGGCTACCAATTCCTGACAATACGTTCGATTTTATTGTCACGTTTCAGGTAATTGAGCACATCGAAAATGATGACCTGTTTATCCGCGAGGCTCATCGCGTGCTGAAACCCGGTGGTAAACTGCTACTGACTACGGTCAATAAAACGTTCTCGCTGACCCGTAACCCCTGGCATGTCCGGGAATATTACGCCGACGGGCTCAGAAATCTGATCGGCCGTTATTTTTCGTCGGTCGATGACAAAGGGATTCACGGCAATGGCAAGGTGATGACGTATTATGAGCAGAATAAGCAGTCGGTCAAAAAGCTGACGCGCTTCGATATCTTCAACTTACAGTACAAACTGCCCCGTCGACTGTTGCAGGTTCCCTACGACCTGATGAACCGCCTGAATCGCAACCGGCTCCTAAAAGCCGATGGTATTGCCGCCGAAATCAACTATACCGACTATCTGGTCAGTAAAGATCCTGCCGGAAGCCTTGATTTCTTTTACATCGCGACAAAGTAACAGAAGCGCTGTTCGTTGTTTGTCGGTCAGGATTTTCCCTTATTGCATTCGTAAGACTCCCTTGTCGTATGAAAATCCTGTACAACTATAGCCTAATTGTCTTTTGTCTGCTGGTTTCCTATCGGTCAGTCGCTCAGTCGGGCCGTCTTAAACCCGGTTTCGAGAAAGCGGAACTTATTGACATGCTGAAAGTAGCGGGGGGCCATGTCGATTCCGTTACGATTGGTATGCCTGAACGATACAAGAAACTGTACCGTTCGCCGATCGTTGGTCTCGATAACCGCTGGGAATTATGGCAGCGCGATGACGGTGTGGGGGTAATCAGCATTCGGGGCACAACGCTTGATCCGCTGGGCTGGCTGGAAAATTTCTATGCCGCCATGATACCGGCCACCGGCCAGTTGCAGCTGAGTGAGACGGAATCGTTCTCTTACAAACTGGCAAAAAATCCACGAGCGGCTGTTCATGCAGGCTGGGTGATCGGCATGGCCTATCTAGTCAAGGACATCATGCCCAAACTGGATTCCTGCATTCAGAAGGGGACAAAAGAGTTCATCGTAACGGGCGATAGCCAGGGTGGAGCCATTTCTTTTCTGATGACCTCGTACTTAACTAGTCAGCTGGGAAACCGGCTCCCCGCCGATGTTCGCCTGAAGACCTATTGCATTGCTGCGCCCAAGCCGGGTAATCTTTCGTACGCCTACGATTACGAAGTGATAACGCAGGGCGGCTGGGGATTCAATGTCGTTAATTCGGCGGACTGGGTCCCCGAAATACCGATGTCGATCCAGACATCCAATGATTTCAACCAGACGAATCCATTCGTCGGTGTACCGCAGATGATCCGGAAGCAGAAATTCTTTAACCGGATTGCGCTCAATTACGCGTTCAACAAGTTAGACAAACCGACCAAGAAGGCCCAGAAGCAATACCAGCGGTTCTTAGGCACGTACATTGAGCGCATTGTTGGTAAAAACCTGCCCAACTATCAGGCACCGGCCTATGTCGAGAGTAATCATTACGTACGCACCGGGCAGACCATCGTGCTGGATGCTGACGAGGTTTACTACCAGCAATTCCCGAACGATACGAAAAAATTATTCATGCATCATTTTCTAAAGCCTTACTTATTTCTGGCCAATCGCCTGAAATAAACCAGGAGGCTAGCAGTTTTACTCATAGAAATACCATAAAAAAGGGATTGATTTATCGGCTAAAAAGTACCTCATTTAATTCAATTGATGAAGCGAATTTAGTTATCGGCAGTCGATTATACTTTTGCCCTGATTTTAAGTTTTTACTGACAGCCGATTACTAAATTCGATTACCTTAAATACATAATCTATTCGTGTAACTAAAAAAAGTACTGTATTTGCTTACTCTTCTTCACGAGAAATAAGCAAATAATATGGATATTTCTTCTAGATATTTTAGTCAATTAAAACGTAAAGATCCTGCAATCATTTTGAACTTATGGGCTTTTTTAGTGGCCGCTTATCGGGTTGGTAAACTTGTCGAGCTCCTCTCTTTTGTCGTATGGGAGTGCAGACATAGAGTAGGGTTATTCTCCCGAGACCGATATGTGAAATTTACCGATGATACTTGTCCTTCTCTGGGCGTAGATACCGATCTGGCTATACAAAGCAGTGAATTCTTAAATCGTGAGGGTTTTTGTTTCGAGCCAGTACCGATAGACTGGAAGTATTGTTTTGAGGCTCCGGACGGCACACTTTGGGGAACCCGGTATTCAGATAACAATAAATTGGTTTACAGTATTGACGGAAGTATATCGGTTACGATTGCCTATGAGTTTTTGCATTCAATAAGTTCTCTTTACATTAATTCGCAAGGGTACTTATTTGTTTGTGTCGAGGGTACTATTTATAAAAGTTCAGATTGTGGACTAAGCTTCAAGAAGGTTTTATCGCTCTCCAGTTCAATCAGCTACTTTCTATTCAATAACGGCATGACTGAATTGCCGGATCGGACGTTGTTTATTGGGGAGTATGGGTCTATCTGGCGGAGAAACAACTGGCAAAACCTGGCATTTCTGTACTATTCTACTGATGGTGGGGATACTTGGACGATGACTGATTTTCTAGTTCGCGAAGGCGCAAATAAACATATTCACGTAGTGAAATATTGTGAACGATTGGCCGCCCTTTTATTGACCGATGGTGATAATAAAAAACGAGCTTGGATTAATTCATCGTTGACGCATTTCGACGAACGCACCACTCGCAGGCAATCGTTCGGGTGGAGACTGGTTACCAAATTTCACCATCAGACGGGGGGCTATCTTGCCGTCACTGAAACGAAGAATTGTGTGCTTTTGGGTAGTGATTACCTGGGCGGTACAAACTTCATTGTCAGGACCCTCGACGGGCGTCGATTCGAGAAGTCGGTAATGCCTGATCCTTATCGTCGTAGCCCGATAATGAATATGACAACGACGCAGTCAAGAGCATGTCAGGAGGTGTGGGCCTTCTCGTACAGCTGTTTATCGACTACGTCAAAATCATTACTGATGTGCTCAAAAGACGATGGCAAAACGTGGGCTCGGGTCATTGAGTTTGATGGTACTAAAAATGAGGTACGACTGGTGAGTACCTCACAAAGAAAATCGGGGATTTTACATATTGCCATTACGACGTATGGGGATTGTCCTGAAAGTCATCGGCACCAGGTTTACAAGTTAATGCATAAGTCTGCCAGACCAGTTCAAGTCAATGAAGCATCCACTTTTACTACTACTGCTAATCATAGCGAGTTGTCGGTCATCCAGTGAGGAGACAATGCCCGTACAACCTGTACCGTTGGTTGAGCAGCCGCCACGACAAACGGCAGATACGACCATCATTTATTTAATAAAAGAAGGAGACCATTACTGTCAGCAAAGTCATCTGGAATATATAACTAAATCAACAATTTCTTTCGAGGCAACCTTTAATAAATCCGCTAGTTACCAGACTAAAGATCCCGAAAAACAAGGTGACGTCAATAAGTTGTACGGGTTCTCTGACTGTAAGGATTCACACCAAACAAACAGTGCCCGCTTTGGCTGGAACTGGCAGGACAATGCGCTCCATATCTACGCATACCATTATCGATCCGGGGAACTGCTGTTTCAATCTATTGGTACAGCACAACTTGATCGCATGTATCGGTATCAGATTTCGATTGAAGGGAATCAGTACAAGTTTCGATTCGATGGTAAAGAGGTTTCGGTGGACCGAGGATGTTCGGACACCACGCAGTTTAGCCGGTATAAATTGTATCCTTACTTTGGTGGAGAAGAACTGGCACCACACGATGTAACGATCGCCATTCGCGAACTGTATTAGTTGCCGCTTTTTAGTTGTAGCGATTGCTACGAATCCCCTCTGCCGCCTGCTGACATAGTTCCGCAAGTGATCGCGTATGTCGAGTTACCCGATGATTCCTGCTGCAATCTCTCGACTAAGAGGCTACCAGC of Spirosoma agri contains these proteins:
- a CDS encoding class I SAM-dependent methyltransferase, whose protein sequence is MIPLDRFSGHANLYAQYRIDYPPDLYNYLLSFVTERRAAWDCATGNGQVADVLANSFDQVDATDISETQLILAAKKPNIRYQLSQAEQTPFANQTFDLITVAQALHWFTIDAFHQEVRRVAKPGAILAEWGYGLVKLGSDLDAVLLDFYRNRVGPYWDPQRVHIDTSYANLPFPFADVQHNQFTIHRNWTLDRFLNYLRTWSAVRQYIHENEEDPVTDFGEQLKAHWGEGEREIRFPVFFRLGRVMDEPVQ
- a CDS encoding c-type cytochrome, producing the protein MKKSFGFLFAAAALALASFDVNAQAPTGDIPPDMNALMSKYTCIACHRPNQRLVGPAYADVAKKKYSDEEIVNLIYNPIPSHWPGYPPMAPMKQVPKEDAMKLATWINSLDKSPAKKAGSSKAKGKGKKAA
- the rlmB gene encoding 23S rRNA (guanosine(2251)-2'-O)-methyltransferase RlmB, yielding MENRRNPRVNRPNTNRNTNSRPQFRPEPDEMVFGIQSVIETLKSDQQIDKLYMEKGLSNPDIQNLAFQNRVTIQRVPVERLDRLTRKNHQGVVCLIAQVQYVKLSNVIADVYERGETPFFLLLDRITDVRNFGAIARTAECTGVQCIVIPGRGAAAINSDAMKTSSGALNHISVCREPELAETIKYLQESGITVVACTEKSSRDLYERSTDLTGPIAVIMGSEEDGISPELLRMADNHVKIPLLGAVGSLNVSVATGVVLYEAVRQRSIPVSAE
- a CDS encoding GWxTD domain-containing protein; this translates as MRILSALLLSLFVLACSTSKKTQQDRATAAYEARTEARRNSTQSDRPAAPPATAAPIKLNDRPAVTPSSTPTAGPKQVGDWVVTSIKGKFLAIDTSSVRVFMNLTAKTPKGEPIVNPTDFIEHFQIAYVMYPDYNNRERLGYGNIQLTTQNVGYENDYLTLTFDVKRPVASDKKDITTAVLLTEITETNNGAKARNDLTLRFKSPKLSDQYSLFDKNGKQPQLRNYVNAGDTVIIRDVNGTSKPLFGFRYRHDFEAASSPMNTSPKPAARSLNVDSTLTITTNQPFIIPREGLYYFVEDTTAESGIGLVVADKRFPKMTRPEKLIKPVLYMSTSSEIGELNQAQDVKKAFDRYWLSLMSGNEEVARKTLKAYFDRVEEANRLFTSYKEGWKTDKGMIYIVLGAPDRVQRNREREVWVYNRRANVSEVNFTFTKKPNQFVEDHYELVRYIEYQPIWYPIVEAWRTGAIRE
- a CDS encoding class I SAM-dependent methyltransferase; the encoded protein is MYKTTEITSAEIASDNPVHQRLLFPYVEAATIVSGNVLEIGCGWGRGLELLTKAAGHYTGIDKNTELIAALSAEYPQSTFIAASIPPLTSANGLPIPDNTFDFIVTFQVIEHIENDDLFIREAHRVLKPGGKLLLTTVNKTFSLTRNPWHVREYYADGLRNLIGRYFSSVDDKGIHGNGKVMTYYEQNKQSVKKLTRFDIFNLQYKLPRRLLQVPYDLMNRLNRNRLLKADGIAAEINYTDYLVSKDPAGSLDFFYIATK
- a CDS encoding lipase family protein, whose translation is MKILYNYSLIVFCLLVSYRSVAQSGRLKPGFEKAELIDMLKVAGGHVDSVTIGMPERYKKLYRSPIVGLDNRWELWQRDDGVGVISIRGTTLDPLGWLENFYAAMIPATGQLQLSETESFSYKLAKNPRAAVHAGWVIGMAYLVKDIMPKLDSCIQKGTKEFIVTGDSQGGAISFLMTSYLTSQLGNRLPADVRLKTYCIAAPKPGNLSYAYDYEVITQGGWGFNVVNSADWVPEIPMSIQTSNDFNQTNPFVGVPQMIRKQKFFNRIALNYAFNKLDKPTKKAQKQYQRFLGTYIERIVGKNLPNYQAPAYVESNHYVRTGQTIVLDADEVYYQQFPNDTKKLFMHHFLKPYLFLANRLK
- a CDS encoding WD40/YVTN/BNR-like repeat-containing protein; amino-acid sequence: MDISSRYFSQLKRKDPAIILNLWAFLVAAYRVGKLVELLSFVVWECRHRVGLFSRDRYVKFTDDTCPSLGVDTDLAIQSSEFLNREGFCFEPVPIDWKYCFEAPDGTLWGTRYSDNNKLVYSIDGSISVTIAYEFLHSISSLYINSQGYLFVCVEGTIYKSSDCGLSFKKVLSLSSSISYFLFNNGMTELPDRTLFIGEYGSIWRRNNWQNLAFLYYSTDGGDTWTMTDFLVREGANKHIHVVKYCERLAALLLTDGDNKKRAWINSSLTHFDERTTRRQSFGWRLVTKFHHQTGGYLAVTETKNCVLLGSDYLGGTNFIVRTLDGRRFEKSVMPDPYRRSPIMNMTTTQSRACQEVWAFSYSCLSTTSKSLLMCSKDDGKTWARVIEFDGTKNEVRLVSTSQRKSGILHIAITTYGDCPESHRHQVYKLMHKSARPVQVNEASTFTTTANHSELSVIQ